In Candidatus Electrothrix scaldis, the genomic window GTATGAACAGAAAAGGAGGTTTTTATCCTGGGCATGCTCTGTTGTTTGAGGAATCTCGATAAGGTGCTGTTGAAAAAAGGTATTCAGTTCTTTAGCTTGGCTGAATCCCACCCGCTGGCCGCCCGGATTGGTCCAGCCCAAGAGGCCACTGCGAAAGGACGCATGGAGGTCAAGAATAAGGTCGTACGGCTTCTGCTGAAATTCCTTATGTAACGTGCGCAGGGTATTCGTCGTTGCTTTGAATGCCTCGAACCATGCCCAGCGACCTGCCTGTGGATCACTGGTTGAGGGAATGTGGATGGGATAGACATCATCAATACTCTTGTCCACCTGCAATAGAGGGGCAAAGACCTGCTGGGCAATCCAGCCGATGGAGCTGTCAGGAAAGTAGCGCTTGATAGCATGGCTGAGCGGCAGGGTATGAACGATATCCCCCAATGAACTGGGTTTAATGATCAGGATCCGTTTATTTTTTAGCAGCATGTTTCGCTCTTACCTTGGGTCAATTCAATGAGTTTTTGCACCGCATTTGCAACGGTGGGGAGATTGTCAGATCCTTGCTGTTTCTCTCTCTGGGCCCGTTCGTTCTGTTCTTCCTCAATAAAAGTAAGAAGTGTTGTTTCTATAGCCTCGGCAATGTCCTGAGCACTATTGGCTGGTACGGCAAAATGACCATGCTCAGTCAACATTTTCTCCAGCTCCTCGTTATTATAGACTAAGCCGATAATGGGGCGTCCGGTCAGAAGGTATTCGTAGACTTTAGAGGGGATAGTTTCACAGGAAAAATAGATAATGTTCTGGATGACCAGGAGGCAATCGGTTTGCTGCATGGCTGTCAGGGCCTCCTGTCGTGAAACTATTCCATGACGAATGACCAAATCCGTGAGCCCTAAGCGCTCCATTTCTCGTTCCGATTCACCGTCAAAAGATCCGTAGACATCGACTTGTACTTTTTTTCGGAGTTCCTCGCCCTGTTTATTATTGCTGAGAACTTGATGCAGGGCCTGGAAAAAGGTGACGAGGTTTCTGGTTCCGGCCAGAGAACCAAAATGGGCAAAATGGCAACGTTCTCCCTTGGTGAATTGCTGTTGAAAAAGCTCCGGAATCGAACCAGGATAGACAACCGCTCCACGGCACTGGCCTTCTGTTCTGCGACTGCAATGTTGCATTGCTGCATGCACGAGGAAGATAAAAGCATCAGCGTGCTGACATATTTTTTTTTCCAGGGCCTGATAGACCCAAAGCACACGTTTTCCTCTTCGCCAGCCATGATCATGCACCAGGGGGTCCTGGGTTTCAGCAATCCAAGTGCAGCCCGTCCAGCGTTTGATGAGCATGGCAGCAACATGGGCTGAGGCTGAGCCGCCAGTGGAGTACACGACTTCCGGCTGAAGCTGGCGATACAGGAGGAGTCCTCGCAAGGAGGCAAGAAAGCACCAGGACCATTCGCTCTCCATATTGATGACGATTTTTTCCAGGAGATACAAAGGGAAAATCGGTAGCATGCAGAGGGTTTCAACTATTTTGAATTGCCAGCGTTTATGGAGATGTTTGCGGAGAAAATGGCGAATTTCAAAGCGAATCCCGGAAGGGGCAAGGCTAAACGTTCTGTAATGGATCCATTTTTTAGAAGGTTTACCTACGGGGCCACTGAGTAAAATTGGCTCAATACCTTTTTTTTGAAAAAAAGGCAGGCGGTCGTCAATATGTTGGGAGCAGGCAGAGCCTGGAATATTGGCCCGATAAGAGAGGATGAGCCAGCATTTTTTGGGTTCCTCTTTGGTAAGAAATTCCTGGAGTCGTTGATTGGGTCTTTCTTTATACAGAGCTGCTGTCATGACGACAAAGAAAAAAGCTGTTTGGTAGACAGTCAGGTAGGATTCAGCCAACATAATGACCAGGAAAAAGAGAGGTAAGGCCATGCGAAGCCTTTGTACCTCTTCGTCCTCTTGTTTTGCCTGCACAAACATAAGAAGGAAAATCAGTAAAAAAGTAAGGATGCCTGGGAGGCCAAGCATTGAGCTGACCAGTATATACTGATTATGGGGGTTATCTGTTGCAATGCTGTTTGGGCTTCTTTTGCTATTGACCTCTGCGTATACTAATTGAAAGTCACCGGTTCCCACGCCTGTCCAGGGGTGATGCCGGATTATTTCAAGAGAATTCCGAAAGAACAACAGACGCATTCCCACAGAGGTGTTGGGATTTTTATGAAAACTTTCTATCTCCTGCCGGGCCGTCGTTACTCGTTGCTGGAAGGTCGGGCTGAACAGGTAGCCGGTGATGCAGATTGCGGGCAAGAAGAGAACAATAGCTAACACGGCCTTGAGTCGTTTTTTGGGAAAGAGCTGAAACAGCAGCAGGGCCATGAGGATTAGAAAAACCGCTTGCCCGGTCCGTCCTTCGGTGATGAACATATTGACTGTCATCAAGGCTGCAAGTGGGAGAAAAAGAAAACGCAGCCCAGGTTTCTGACGAGCTAGCCCCCAGATAGCTTCGTGAAGAAGCAAATAGATGGCAAAAGCCAGGAGCGGATTATAAATAACATGGAAGGTCTTGGGCGTAAGATGGGTTGGACTGACATCGGCGTACTGTATGAGGCCAAACCCAGCCAGAAAGGTTATGCCCATAGCCACACTCATTCCGGCGAGAAAGGCATAAAGATAGACTTTGCGATAGCGATAAGAGGCAGCTGTCAGGATAACGGGCAACAGCGCGAGCTTCCATTGGTCCTTGAGGGCCTCAAGGCCAGCTTTCAGATTCTCGGTCCAAAGGAGGCCCAGGCAGAGCAGGACTAGAAAAGCCAAAGCCGTAACTGCAACGGGATGGGAAAAGATCTCTATACCTTTTTCAATGAATCTGCCCTCCAGGAGCCAGACCAGGAAGATCAGGATGGCCAACACGGAAACCGCTGAGGTGGACAGGGGGAGGGCAAAGGCCAGCAGGGCTGGCAGCAGGCTGTTTATCTGACGGGCCTGGGCTTGAAAAGAGCGGACAGCTCTGCTGTCTTGTGGGGCTGCTGATTTCATGGATGTCGTTGTTATCTGTCAGCATACTGCATGGTGTACAATCCTTCATAGACACCATGCTGTTCCAGGAGGCTTTCATGAGTACCTTCTTCCACTAATTGACCGTTCTGCATAACGATGATCCGGTCGGCATTCTTAATTGTGGAGAGACGATGGGCAATGACAATGGTTGTCCGGTTTTTCATCAGGTTGTCCAGGGCCTTTTGAACCTTACGTTCAGACTCGGTATCCAGGGCTGAAGTGGCTTCGTCCAGGACCAGGATAGGCGCATCCTTCAGGATGGCACGGGCAATGGATACCCGCTGGCGTTGCCCCCCGGAAAGGCGGGTTCCTGATTCACCAATTATAGTATCAAAACCTTTGGGCAGGGCCTCAATAAATTCCAGGGCAAAGGCCGCTTCTGCAGCCTGGCGGATGTCCTCATCTGTGCAGTTCGGACTGCCATAGCCGATATTATTGCGAACAGTATCATTAAAAAGAATGGTCTGCTGGGTTACCAGGGCGATTTGTTTGCGTAGAGAATGCAGGGTCAGGTCACGGATATCTTGTCCATCAATGCGTACAGCTCCCTGGCAAACATCGTGGAATCGGGGGATGAGGCTGGATAAGGTGGTTTTACCCCCACCGGAAGGACCGACCACTGCAAGGATTTCTCCCTGAATTACCTTAAGCTCGATATTGTGCAGCACGGGCTCTTCCTTGCCATAGGAGAAAGTGACATTATCGAATTCAATGGCATTATGAAAGCGAGGGAGTACCTGACTCTTTGCTTTTTCTTTAATTTCCGGCTCAATATCGAGGAGGTTAAAGATCCGAGTGGCTGCAGCCATGCCCGATTGGATGGTGGAATTAATCTTGCTCACCCCTTTAACCGGTTCATAGAGCATGACCAAGGCTGTGAGAAAGGACATAAAGGTACCTGGTGTGGAGTTTCCTGCCAGGACTTGCATGCCGCCGAACCAGAGAATTAAGGCCATGCCGATGCCACCGAGAAACTCAATCAGGGGGTGAGATAAACTGCGGAACTTGGTCTCGGTCATCAGGGTATCGAAAAGGTATTGCATTTTTTCGTCAAAATGCTTCTTTTCATGTTCTTCCATGCAAAAGGCCTTGACGATGCGCGCACCTCGGATGGTTTCGTTGAGAAAATTGCTGGCTTCTCCCATGCCCTGCTGATAATTGGTACTGATGCGGCGAAATTTTTTGCCGAAGACCACGATGGGGACAGCAGCCATAGGAATAAAAATAAGGGAGACAAGGGCCAAGCGCCAATCCATATAAAAAATAACCCCCAGCAGGCCGCATACGGTAAAAAAATCCCGGAGCAGGTGAATCAAGGCATGGGAAACAGATCCCTGCAGCATGCTGACATCGTTCATGATCCTGGAGATCAGTTCGCCGGTGGAGTTTTTATGGAAGAAGCCCATAGATAAGTCATTGAGGTGAGCGTAGATCTTATTACGCAGATCTTTGATCACACATTGCCCAATCCATTCCAGGAAGTAGGAGTAGAGGAAATAAAAGACACCTTTCACAAAAAAAACAGCGAGCAGGGCTAGTGGCAAAATGACCAGCCATTCCTTTTTTTTGTGTAAAAAGATTTCATCAAGCAGGGGCTTGACCATATAGGCCTGGGCTGCATTGAATCCGGCAACAACGATCATTGCCAGCATGGAGATAAACAGTTTTTTTCGGTACGGTTGCAGAACCTCGTACAGACGAATGAGTATGGTTTTGTTTGTCATAGAAATAACAGCGTGTTTTCTCAAGGTGGCTTGCTGGACCCTGAGTAAAATCCCTTGTCTCCTGCTCAGTAGGACAGAAATCTGGTGTTCCTTTTTTCGAGCAGTCTGTGCAGAAGCTCGAAAAACCGGTGGCTGGGAGGTCGGGGGGATATGTTGATACAGATTGCTGAGAAACTATATTATGCCTAGGCAAAGATCAAGTAAATAGTAGAATGCCGACGAAAATAGCCGGGAGAAGGGACAGTGGAAAAGAGGGAACTTCGTGGGAGATAAAAAAGGACCCATGCTCAATATCTAAGCTACAGGTTGAAGGTTTGCTGAGGAGCGTGTAGAATATGCCGCTGTTGCCCACGCTTATACATTCTGACCTATTAACATTACTGTGAAACATCTGGCGATTCATTAGGGGGCTGGTTTTCATGTTTTGATATTTTACCTCTGGGGGCGGAGGTGGGTGTTTATAAAATTACCGGGAGAGTCGTTTGATTCAACCGATGAGTTTTTATGTTTTTTGTTCCGCCCGGAGGGGAGGGATAGATATTAGAATAACGTTCTCTGTTGAGTTTTTTGCTATGCAACGATTTATTTCTTCATCGCTTTTTTGGTTTTTTGCTGCGTTGTCCATTCTTGTTGGCTGCTCCTCAAAGCCGGTTCGTCATTTAGCTTCAGATGCGGCCCTGGTCGAGCCGGGCAAGTCAACCCGGCAGGATGTGCTTCGCTATCTTGGGAAGCCGGACAGGCGGCGAAGTATCTCTCCCGGTGTGGAGGAATATGTCTATTATAATGAGAAGAAGGGTTTTCTGGCTGGACTTCCCCTTGTCGGTGGTATGGTAGATCCTGAAAGCTATGAAATGATTTTGGTCACTCTGGATGGGGATACGGTAACAGACAGTGACTTTCTGATTCATAAGGAAGATGATAAGGACTGGGCTGCTGATCAGGACGGAGACGAGCTGCCGTGAGTGCAAGTGCTCTTGCAGCCTTTTCCATCCATCGGCAACGGATGGCGGAAACGCTTGTTGAGCGCGGTATTCAGGATCGGGCAACCCTGCGGGCCATGGTTGAGGTGCCCCGGCATCAGTTTGTTGAGGATGCCATGAGGGCTCGGGCATATGGAGATTTTCCTTTGCCCATCGGTTCTAACCAGACTATTTCCCAGCCCTATGTTGTTGCCATGATGACCCAGGCCCTGCAGCTTCGGGGGCATGAGCGGGTGTTGGAGATCGGAACCGGATCCGGTTATCAGGCAGCCGTGCTTTCCAGGCTTTGTAAACGGGTGTATACGGTTGAGCGCATTCATTCTCTCCTGGGACGGGCACGGAAGGTCTTTGATCAGCTGCGCTATTATAATATTATTTCCTGCATAGATGATGGAACGGTTGGGTGGCCCGAGCATGCGCCCTTTGATGCTATTTTGGTGACAGCAGGTGGTCCGGAAATTCCTGTCCCCTTGATAGAGCAATTGGCAGGCCGTGGTAGGATAGTCATGCCGGTGGGGTCTCAGGAAGAGCAGGAGCTGCAACTCCTGGAAAAACGGAATGGAAGGATTCGTGTGCAGGCTATCGGGCAGGTGCGTTTTGTCAACCTGATAGGAGCGCATGGGTGGAGAGAATAGGTGAGAGGGTGGAAATGCAGG contains:
- a CDS encoding O-antigen ligase family protein; translated protein: MKSAAPQDSRAVRSFQAQARQINSLLPALLAFALPLSTSAVSVLAILIFLVWLLEGRFIEKGIEIFSHPVAVTALAFLVLLCLGLLWTENLKAGLEALKDQWKLALLPVILTAASYRYRKVYLYAFLAGMSVAMGITFLAGFGLIQYADVSPTHLTPKTFHVIYNPLLAFAIYLLLHEAIWGLARQKPGLRFLFLPLAALMTVNMFITEGRTGQAVFLILMALLLFQLFPKKRLKAVLAIVLFLPAICITGYLFSPTFQQRVTTARQEIESFHKNPNTSVGMRLLFFRNSLEIIRHHPWTGVGTGDFQLVYAEVNSKRSPNSIATDNPHNQYILVSSMLGLPGILTFLLIFLLMFVQAKQEDEEVQRLRMALPLFFLVIMLAESYLTVYQTAFFFVVMTAALYKERPNQRLQEFLTKEEPKKCWLILSYRANIPGSACSQHIDDRLPFFQKKGIEPILLSGPVGKPSKKWIHYRTFSLAPSGIRFEIRHFLRKHLHKRWQFKIVETLCMLPIFPLYLLEKIVINMESEWSWCFLASLRGLLLYRQLQPEVVYSTGGSASAHVAAMLIKRWTGCTWIAETQDPLVHDHGWRRGKRVLWVYQALEKKICQHADAFIFLVHAAMQHCSRRTEGQCRGAVVYPGSIPELFQQQFTKGERCHFAHFGSLAGTRNLVTFFQALHQVLSNNKQGEELRKKVQVDVYGSFDGESEREMERLGLTDLVIRHGIVSRQEALTAMQQTDCLLVIQNIIYFSCETIPSKVYEYLLTGRPIIGLVYNNEELEKMLTEHGHFAVPANSAQDIAEAIETTLLTFIEEEQNERAQREKQQGSDNLPTVANAVQKLIELTQGKSETCC
- the msbA gene encoding lipid A export permease/ATP-binding protein MsbA, whose translation is MTNKTILIRLYEVLQPYRKKLFISMLAMIVVAGFNAAQAYMVKPLLDEIFLHKKKEWLVILPLALLAVFFVKGVFYFLYSYFLEWIGQCVIKDLRNKIYAHLNDLSMGFFHKNSTGELISRIMNDVSMLQGSVSHALIHLLRDFFTVCGLLGVIFYMDWRLALVSLIFIPMAAVPIVVFGKKFRRISTNYQQGMGEASNFLNETIRGARIVKAFCMEEHEKKHFDEKMQYLFDTLMTETKFRSLSHPLIEFLGGIGMALILWFGGMQVLAGNSTPGTFMSFLTALVMLYEPVKGVSKINSTIQSGMAAATRIFNLLDIEPEIKEKAKSQVLPRFHNAIEFDNVTFSYGKEEPVLHNIELKVIQGEILAVVGPSGGGKTTLSSLIPRFHDVCQGAVRIDGQDIRDLTLHSLRKQIALVTQQTILFNDTVRNNIGYGSPNCTDEDIRQAAEAAFALEFIEALPKGFDTIIGESGTRLSGGQRQRVSIARAILKDAPILVLDEATSALDTESERKVQKALDNLMKNRTTIVIAHRLSTIKNADRIIVMQNGQLVEEGTHESLLEQHGVYEGLYTMQYADR
- a CDS encoding protein-L-isoaspartate(D-aspartate) O-methyltransferase; amino-acid sequence: MSASALAAFSIHRQRMAETLVERGIQDRATLRAMVEVPRHQFVEDAMRARAYGDFPLPIGSNQTISQPYVVAMMTQALQLRGHERVLEIGTGSGYQAAVLSRLCKRVYTVERIHSLLGRARKVFDQLRYYNIISCIDDGTVGWPEHAPFDAILVTAGGPEIPVPLIEQLAGRGRIVMPVGSQEEQELQLLEKRNGRIRVQAIGQVRFVNLIGAHGWRE